One Pseudobutyrivibrio xylanivorans genomic window, GTAATACTCGCCCTTAACCTGCTCAGACTCTGAAAGGAAGCCCTCAAGCTTACCAAGATTAACATGAATATTGCTACCTGAGAAACGTGTAACAACACCTGTAACTACCTTGTGCTGAAGCTCATAATACTCCTCGTAAAGAACCTTACGCTCTTCCTCACGGATTTTCTGAGTAATTGTATTCTTTGCTGCAGTAGCTGCGATACGACCGAAGTCCTTAGATTTAACTTCAATCTGGATGATATCTCCGATAGCATGTTTTCCGCTAATATCCTGAGCATCAGAAAGAGAAATCTCCTCAACTGGGTCCATAACCTCATCAACAACAGTCTTTGAAAGGTAAACATGATACTCACCAGTAGTTTTGTCGATTTCTACTGTAGCATTATCTGCCTTTCCATAATTGTTCTTACATGCGATAAGCAATGAATTCTCGATTGTCTCGATTAAAACATCCATGCTGATATTTTTTTCTTTTGCAAGATCTGTAAGAGCATCCCAAAAATCATTTGTATTAGCTGCCATAATTCCTCCTTATACCTAGAAATCTAATGATAATCTAACCTGTGCAACATCTGATCTGTTAAATATCTCTGTTCCATCTTCGAATTCGATGGTAATAGTATCTTTATCGAATGCCTTAAGACATCCTGTAAATTCCTTTGCTCCGTTAATTGGCTTGTATGTCTTGATATCGACATCAGAACCAATTGCCTTTTCAAAATGCTTGTCCTTTTTGAGAACTCGTCCAAGACCTGGTGAGCTAACCTCAAAAATGTAACCTTCATTTCCGCCTATGTCTGGCTGCGCATCCAAAAGCTCGTTCATTCTGCGGCTAACCTCAACACAGTCGTCAATTGTGATTCCACCTTCCTTGTCGATGTAGGCTCTAAGATAATAATCCTCGCCCTCTTTAACGTATTCAACGTCGTAGAGCTCAAAGCCCATCTCATCAAGAATAGGAGTAATCATTTCTTCCGTACGTTTTTCGTAATCGGTGTGTTTTGACATAATGTCCTCCTCTATTCAGTTTTCAGCGTTACGAAAGCATAAATAAAGAGAGAGCTTAATGCTCTCTCTTCAGTCGCTCTCTTCAATAACATGTTTATTATAGCAAAAAATCTGATATTTGCAAGCCTTTTGGGGCATTTAATAAAGAATTGAACGACAATTGCACACAATTAGTGGTGGAATAAACGAAGTCCAGTAAATGCCATAACCATATTGTACTTATTGCAGGTATCAATAACATTGTCATCACGAACTGAACCACCTGGCTGAGCCACGTACTGAACACCAGACTTGTGGGCGCGCTCAATATTGTCTCCAAATGGGAAGAATGCGTCAGAACCAAGTGCAACACCTGTCATCTTGTCAAGCCAAGCACGCTTCTCTGCTCTTGTAAATTCAGATGGTCTGGTCTTGAAAGTCTTCTCCCATACATTATCACCGATAACATCCTCAAACTCATCACCGATGTAAAGATCAATTGCATTATCTCTATCGGCACGCTTGATTCCATCAACGAAATCAAGTCCAAGAACCTTTGGAGACTGACGAAGCCACCAGTTATCCGCCTTTTGACCAGCAAGACGTGTACAGTGAATTCGTGACTGCTGACCAGCACCAATACCAATTGCCTGGCCATCCTTTACATAGCAAACTGAATTTGACTGAGTGTACTTAAGGGTAATCATTGCAATTGCAAGGTCAATCTTTGCCTGTTCAGTAAGCTCTTTATTCTCAGTAACAATATTTGCAAAGAAATCATCATCAATAACAAGCTCATTTCTGCCCTGCTCAAAAGTGATGCCAAATACTTCCTTTCGCTCAAGCTGCTTTGGAACATAGCTTGGATCGATTTTGATTACAGCATAGTTTCCGTTCTTCTTTGCCTTTAAGATTTCAAGAGCCTCTGGCTCGTATCCTGGAGCTATAACACCATCAGAAACCTCGCGCTTAATAAGCTTTGCAGTTGCCACATCACACACATCAGAAAGGGAAATAAAATCACCAAAGGAAGACATTCTATCTGCGCCACGGGCACGAGCATATGCGTTTGCAAGTGGAGTGAATTCCATATCAAGGTCATCACACCAGTAAATTTTTCTCTCAACCTCTGAAAGTGGAAGACCTACAGCAGCACCAGCTGGGCTTACATGCTTAAATGAAGTAGCTGCTGGAAGGCCTGTAGCTTTCTTAAGCTCTGAAACCAGCTGCCAGCCATTGAAAGCATCTAAGAAATTGATGTAACCTGGCTTACCGCTTAAAACTTCGATTGGGAGCTCGCCTTCCTCCATGTATATGCGTGATGGCTTTTGATTAGGATTACATCCATATTTTAATTCTAATTCTTGCATTATTCTCCTCCTATAATCCGCTGGTTACGGTATCAAGCCTTGGTATTACTACGCTCAGCGTAAAATGCTTCGCTTTAGTAACACCAACAGCTTTACACCTACCAGCTCATCTAAAAATTTAAAATAATAAACGTTACTTACGAATATTCTTGTTAATTATGCGAGTCTCTTTTGCGCCTGTAGCAATGTCGATATAACGAACAAAAAGAGATACTTTGTTATCGGAGTTCAAATTGCTCCAAACGAGATCTGTGAATGCGTCGATATCTCCATCGATTTCAATTGGTGTTGGTTCGCCTTCGTAAGAAGGAAGTGGATTTCCATCCCCCATATAAGTGTGAATAAAACGACCTGAACCGGCCTTAGGATTAGAATAATTAAAGGTGTATCTGTTACAAGAATCAGGGTCACCCATGTTAGATTTAAGAATTGACATTGAATAACTGAACTGTCCGTTTTCGAAGTGCATCAGACCTGAAATACGAGGTGTGTAATTAGGGCCATCTGGCTCAAACTCGCGGTGGCGAAGAGACTGCTCGAAGGTCTCGCCAGCCTTCATATACTCATAAATTGTGTCTGTCTGGTCTCCATTTGTAACGATTGTATCACCGTTAAATACTTTTACTGGTGCATAGATGATTAGGCTTGGATCAGTCAGCTTGGAAGGATCAAAAGCTTCTGTGCGAATGCCATCTCCATCCTCTACAAATACTCGGTTTCTAGAATTCTCAGAACGGCCCATAATAAAATAGGCAGTGACAGCCTTGGTTCCATCTGATGATTTACCAATGACAATGCCTCTGCCTGGATAGGTGGTTTCTGATAATTCTCTTGCTAAAGATTTTACTACCATGGGTTCCTCCTTATAGTACAATTTCCGCTCAAAATTATAACTGAACCCAGGGTCTATGTCTACACCAAAATGTAGGTTGTGGTCAACCAGTTACGGCCACAAGCCTTATAATCATGTTAGTTTATCGAAGGATTTGATAATATCGTTTGTCGAAAGTTCGTAGGAACCACTGTTAGTATACGATTTGCTGCCTGTGAGCTTGGATAAATCGGCGCTGGCATAAGAGTTTGCCATTGATGCTTTAGTGGCAACCTGGTATGCGTAAGAACCAGTTCCATTAAACAAGTCTTTGACGTAGGTCATATTTGCTTTATTCTTAAGAAAATCCTCGTCTACTGAAAGATGGTTGTCACTTCCTACTGTAATACCAGCCTTACCAAGGGTTGAGGCAGTCTTAGCAGTTGTTGAAACCATCGAAGCAACCTGGCTTAAAATCGGTGTGGAATCAGCTTTCTGTCCGCTATCTACCAAATCATTATAGGCCTTTGTAAAATCTGACACCGCTTTGTAGATTGCATCCTTATCGTAATCCTTTGTTACCTTACCATCCTCACCCTTTGTTTCAATCTGTTTCCAAATTGAATCAGAACCCTTTGACAAGAGCTTATCTGTAGCCTTGCTTAAATCGCTGGCATCATTTCTAATTTCACTAACCTTTGAAGTATCTTCCTTGGAAGCCTTAGAGTTCTTAGAAGTATCGCTCTTAAGATTACCCTCAGTATCGTACTTCTGATAATAAGACTTAACTAATTTGCCATAGGTACCAGTCTTTATTTGATTTAAATTCATAAGGGAACCTTCGAGGCCACCAAAGATTGAGTTGGTGCCTACGTTATTCGATGAAAATAACGAAGATATAACATTGTTATTGAAAGAATTAATAGTTAAAGACATAAACATCACTCCTTTGAATAAAAACTGGACTTCCATGTCCCTTGTTTAGTCTCATACTTATACTTACTAGTATGATACACCAAAGTTGTGACTAATCTGTTAAATAACCCAAGTACGCCTGTTACGGCTACAAACTAGCCCAATCCGCCTGTTACGGCTACAAGCGGACGGGAATTCCTTCGGCACGCAAATAACGCTTTAAATCTAGGATTTCGAGTTCTTTGTAGTGGAATAACGATGCAGCAAGGGCGGCATCGGCGCCACCGATGGTAAGAGCATCTTTAAAGTGTTCCATTGTACCTGCTCCGCCAGAGGCAATTACAGGGATATTTACAGCATCAGAAACGGCTTTGGTGAGCTCAAGGTCGAAGCCTGCTTTTGTGCCATCACAATCCATTGAAGTAAGAAGTATTTCGCCTGCTCCAAGCTTTTCTACCTGCAGCGCCCACTCAACAGCATCAATGCCGCAATCCAATCGGCCACCATGCTTATAAATATTGAATCCGCTTCCATCGGCACGTCGTTTTGCATCAATTGCAACAACCACACACTGACTTCCAAATTTATCTGCAGCATCAGCTACAAGTCTTGGATTATCAATTGCGGCAGAATTAACGGAAATCTTATCTGCTCCCTCACGTAGAAGAGCCTTAAAATCATCAACTGTGCGAATTCCACCACCAACAGTAAATGGAATAAATACCTGCTCAGCCACGCGACGTACCATATCGACAACAGTATTGCGGTGGTCTGAGGAAGCAGTAATATCAAGGAATACAACCTCATCTGCACCAGCTTTATCATAGGCTGCTGCTATTTCAACAGGGTCACCGGCATCGCGAAGGTCAACGAAATTAACACCTTTTACTACACGACCGTCTTTAACATCTAAACATGGGATTATTCTTTTTGTAAACAAGGCACACCTCCTTATAATCTAGCAAAGTTTGCAAGTATCTTAAGTCCTACAGTAGAACTCTTCTCCGGATGGAACTGGCATGCAAAAATATTGTCTTTTTCAACCGAAGCGTGTATGTGACAACCATATTCTGTGGAAGCTGTGACAATAGCAGGATCAGAGGCCTTCAAATAATAGGAATGCACAAAATACACAAATGAGCCCTGGTCAATCCCATCAAAAAGACGTCCCTTATTAGGATAATCAAGAGAATTCCAGCCTATATGTGGCACCTTGATTCCAGGGGCATCAGGAATTCGAACCACCTCACCATCTAAAAGGTGTAATCCCTCTACGCCAACAGATTCCTCACTGGAATCAAACAATAGTTGCAGTCCCAGGCAAATTCCAAGGAACGGTCTGCCGCTTTGAACATAATCCTTTATAGCCTTATCAAGCTCATATTTTTTTAAATGCTCCATCGCAGCAGCAAAAGAGCCGACCCCTGGTAAAACCACGTGGTCGGCCTTTTCAATCACACCAAAATCCCTGGTAAGGACAGTTTCCTCACCAAGGATTTTGAAAGCTTTTTCTACACTTTTAATATTTCCTGCATCGTAATCAAGTATCGCTATCATAAGTCTGGTAACCCTAAGCCTCGCAGCACCTTTCTAAGTTCTATTGTATAGTAATGTCGGTTTGGCTGCTTATAGATTGCCATTGCCTGATCAACGGATAATCCAAAGGTTTCCTGGAGCTCGCTGATTATCTGATTACCGAAAGCATCATATTCATCAGCAATACCATACTCCAAAGCGTCATCCTTGTATTTCTCATAACGGCCAATGCCCTTAAGCAATGAATCAAGTGCGTAGTTATACATCTTTGCATTGATAAAGGTAACATACTCGTCCTGACATTGCTGTAAATCTGCTAGAGTTCTAGCCTGATTTCTAAGAAGTTCAAGCTTCTCATTATTTCTAAAATCATAGCCATTAATCTTTTCATAGGCAGCAATATAATTGCCCTGATCAAAGTATATCTTGGCCTCCTCCATATGACGCTTCAAGCCCGTGAAAGTCATACCCACCATTACCACACCAATTATTGATATAGATAATACCAAAAATGTGGCAATAATGGAAATAGGAATTTTAGGAGAATTATCAGGTTCCTTCGGCTTTTTCTCTTTCTTAGGCTTAGGAGGCTTCTTTTCTTTCTTCGGCTTAGCCGCCTCAGCCTCCTTCTTTGCTGCTTCTTTTTCTTTCTTGGCAGCTTCTTTAGCTGCCTTTTTCTCTTCTTTTTCTCTCTTCTTCTTTTCCTTAGGGTCCTCTGGCATACCACCCTCAGGAATTATAGGATTACCCTCCTCATCGTATGTAATCTCAACTGTACCAGCAAGCTTTGCAGCTTCAGCCTCAGCGATTTCATCCTCATCAGGAGCACCAAAAATGATAAGTGCCAGTTTTTGTAAAAATGGATTAGGTTTCTTTTCACCCTTCTCCTTCTTTTTCTTTTCTTTCTTCTTTTTTTCTTTCTTGCCGCCCTTGCCACCTGCGTCCTCAGAAGCTGGAGCCGCCTCCGCAGATTCATCAATATCGCCGGATTCTAAAGCACCTTCCTCATCGCCATTCAAAAGAGATTGGATATCGAGAAGGTCTTCATCCTCCCCTTCAAGGATATTATCCAAGTCCAAATCTCCCTCGCCAGACAAATCAGGTTCTTCGCCATCACCAAATTCCACCTCGTCAAGGGCATCCATGTCATCAGGCATAAATTCCTTCATGGATTCATCTAAAGGTTCCTCCTCGGACTCCTCCTCAACTATGTCATCAAGTGAAAATCCTAAATCGTCATCTCCCTCTGATGAATCACCAGTATCTTCCTCCGAATCCTCATCCGCTTCCTCTACAAATTGGGATAAATCAATATCATCGTCATCTTCTTCAGGTATTTCTAAATCAGAATCGTCATCATCATTATCAGCAGAGCTTTCAGAATCTGAATCACTTTCAGAAATAGTATCTGCATCAAAAGAAGGCTCTTCCATTGATGCATCCTCAGGCTCAGCTTCAGCAACCTCTGGCGCCTGTGCCTCTGGCTCCTCATCAAGCTGCTTTGTTGCATCAGAAACAGCCTCATCTATATCATTAATTAATTTATCTACAACATCCTCTGAATCTAAAGTTGCACCTGTAGTCTCAAAAAGATGTTCCTCATCATCAATTTCCTGCTCGAAAGCAGACAAAAATGTATCTATCTCATCTGTCTCTAATTCTTCCTCAAATTTGCGCAAAAAATCCTCCTCAGAAAGAACCTTCCTGAGGTAAGGATGTGAAGTCTTAGCCCTTGTCTGCTGAACATCAATTCCGTTGGCAGTTAAGAAGTCCTCGTCTGGACTTACTGCGCGCCTACTTTCTACAAACTCCTGTTGTTTCTTCTCAGCATTTTCACGAACATTTTCAGCATCAGTCTTGACCTTGTTTATTGAATTAAGTAGCCCGTCTAAGTAGTCCTCCGACTGAGACATGTTGTATCCCCCTTTAGTTTATATCAACTTGATACACTCTCTAGTCTACCAACTTGTTACACTCTCTAGTCTACCAACTTGTTACACTCTCTAGTCTACCAACTTGTTACACTCTCTAGTCTACTAACTTGTTACGATAACAAATTTTATTTTGCTCCGTCGCGAGATTGGCTCCTTGAGCAAAATAACCTTTGTTATCTACAAGTTATTCTAAAAAAGGGGTATGCTTGGCATACCCCTACGTTTTTAATTTACGAATTTGCTTTGCGAGCAGCTTCATACTTGGCAACAAGATCATCTACTACCGCGATAAGTTTACCAATCTCTGGCTTGGTGAGCTGTGCATCGGCTCCTAAGCTCTCGCCCTTCCTTCGAATCTCATCATTGATAAGTGATGAGAAGATGATGAGCGGAATGTTCTTCATAGTCTCATTTTCCTTAACAAGCTTGCAAAGTCTGTGACCATCCATAAGAGGCATCTCAATATCAGTGATAATAAGATGAACATCATTAAGAACGGTTCCATTCTTGTGAAGTTCAACAAGCTTATCCCAACCTTCCTGACCATTCATGTTGATTAGAAGGTTTGTGTAACCAGCCTTCTTCAAGCATTCAACAATAAGCTTTGAAAGAAGTGGTGAATCCTCGCAAAGTAAGATAGGTGACTTACTTCTGTCGCGAGTCTCATAATCATCCATTTCAGAAACCTTAAGACCAGTCTCTGGATTGATATCTGTAACAATCTTCTCGAAGTCAAGAATTACAACAAGACGATCATCAAGTTTAATAACACCAGTAGAAACACCTGATTCATCAGAACTGATTGTTGCATCTGGTTTGATAATATCTTCCCAGGATACACGATGAATTCCGAGAACTTCATCTACATGGAATGCAGTATTCAAACTGTTGAAATTTGTGATAATAAATAAGCCATCATTTGGAGCTTCATCAGTAATATTCAAGCATTTGCGAAGAGAAATAACAGAAATCATAATATCTCTTGGCATGAAAATTCCTTCAATACAAGGATGAGCATTAGGAAGCGGTGTAACCTGCTGATACAACAAAATCTCCCTAATCTTGGCCACATTAATTCCATAAAAATTTTGGCCAACCTTGAATTCCAGGACTTCCAGTTCGTTAGTACCCGATTCCAATAAAATATTAGTATCCATGCAAATCTCCTCTCATTTAAATCAAAAAATGATTTATATGGTTGTACCTCTAGTAGTACCATCACTTGTAACAAACAGTTCTAGAGATGAAATATTATCAACCGTAGAATTACTGAATAAAAATACCAGGACAAAGGATTTTGTCTCACCCGCTGCCAACTTTCCCTTGTAACTTGATAAATCATTTGTAAGTGGGGTGAACTGTGAGTTTGACTTCTCACCACCATTTAATGAAAGTGCATATTCTCTCTTTGAATACTTTGAAAAATCCACCGTGGCATCTGATTCGTTGGTGGCTTCAATATTAAGTACCACGTATTTCTTGCCACTAATTTTATTTAATACGAAGCTTGAATTTGGCTTGTATTCTGTATTTACCGTTAAGTCGGAGCATGTAAAGGAAACCCCTTCAATATCAATAGCATTTGTAAAGGAATATCCTGCCTCCTGAGAAGAATCAGCAGTCTCACTCTCTGCATCCTGACCCTCTTCATCGGAGCTGCCATCCTCAGGTGGTGATATAATCTCACCTGTTTCAGGATCAATTTGAGGTTCTTCTGAGCCCTCTTCCTCCGTTAACTCTCCCGTCGCTTCATCCTCTTCTAAATCATCAGGCTTATATTCATCCTCGAGCTCGCCTTTTTTCACTCTGGCATTTGCAATTCCAATAATCTGATTCTTGTTGAATTTTGCAACTGCCTTTGCTGCGTAAAGAGAAATGATAGCTTCTTCTTCACTGGTTAGCTCCTGCATGGGTTCGCCACAACCAGTAGCTAATAGAGAAAAACACAACACAGAAGTTAATAATAAAATTCTGTTAGTTTTCATGCCTTCTCCTGAAAATTATACCAATCATTAATGGTATATTAGCATTAAAATGTGTCCCATTCAATGTGAAAAATCAGAAAATTCTATGAATTTTCTTTGATTTTTGTGTCTTTTGCCAAGGATAATTCGAACCAAAATTCAACACCATTAGAAAGATTCTCAACACCGTATTTTTCGTGTAATAATTCCATTATAGCTTTAACTACAGAAAGACCGATTCCGCTACCACCATACTCACGGCTTCGCGCTTTATCAGCCTTGTAAAATTTCTCCCAAATACGCTTAATATCCTTCTTGGCAATGTTGTTTCCAGAGTTGAAAACGCTAATTCGTACCTTGCCCTTCCTCATAAAATCATATCTAACCGTGATAATGTTTTCGTTGAGGACATAGTGAATCGCATTGCTGACAAAGTTTGTTACGATCTGTTCAACAAGGAACTCATCTGCATGAACATAGCATGCTTCCTTATTGATAAAGCTATATGTAACGTTGTTGGCTTCAAGATTGATTCTATTACTTTCAATGACACTATCAATCATTTCTGTTAAATCAAAATCGACAGCATCAATATTCATCTGACCAGCCTCCAGCTGATTAAGGACAAGCATCTCACGAACGAGACGATTCATCTTGTTGGCCTCATCAATTATGATATCAAGATAAATCTGCCTGCTGACCTCATCATCCATAATGCCTTCCTGAAGTCCCTCGGCATATCCCTGAATCAGTGCGATTGGAGTCTTAAGCTCGTGAGAAACATTGGAAACAAATTCCTTACGCATGTTCTCCGTCTCCTCTTTTAACTCCAGGTCATGCTTCAAGTTTTCATTGGCAAGCTGAAGCTGCTCGATAGCGCGCTTCAATGTAGTGGACATTTCATTTACATGTTCACCTAAATCATCCATCTCGTTATAGATTGCCTGAGGATGATAGGTAGCATCAAAATCAAAATTTGAAATACGCTTTGTAATATTGATAAGAGAAAACAATGGCTTTGTAAATTTGGCAATAAAATATCTACCAATCAAAACTGCCACAACAGAATCTAAAACAACCATCCAAAAAAGAAACTTATTTGTGATGCCTGCTACATTTTCCATGGAGGATGTATTCGCCTTCATGAAAATAAGATTATTGTCAGGCATAACTCCAAACAAAATCAAAAAAGAATCATCAATGGACGGTATCTGCTGCCTAATAATTCTATAATTATCATTAGACTCAAGTACCTGATTATTTTCATCATCTGAAAGCAACGTATAATTCAACTGTTCTGAAAGTATAGTTGGATCTACATTAGAGGCGATTAAAGATTCCCCATCAGGAGCAGTAACGATGACAGATACAGAATGCCTATCAAATAAAGCTATATTTTCCAGCTCATATTCCTTACCATAAAGCTGACCATTTTCACATTTAGAGGACACAAGCTTGTACAGCTCTCTCATGTCCTTTCTTTTCTCAAAAATATAATAATCGCCTAAAAAGCAGGAAGTTAGGAAACTCACTACTATTAGCGATGCTAATACTACAGCCCCTAACAATCCTACAATCTGGCGATTAATTTTATTAGACCTTTGCGTCGACTTCAAATTTATACCCCATGCCCCAAATAGTCTTGATGTAATTTCCCTTATCGTCTAACTTACTGCGAAGCTTTTTAACATGAGTATCGATGATTCTTGCATCTCCAAAATAATCATAATCCCAAACATGATTGAGAATCTTCTCTCTTGAAAGAGCAATACCCTCATTGTTAATGAAGTAATATAAAAGTTCAAATTCTTTAACGGAAAGCTCAACTGGATTTCCGTCGTTGGTTGCCACATGAGCATCAACATCAAGCTGAATGCCACCTGCTTCAACAACCTTCTTGCCAAGTGAGTCATCTGTGCTTCTACGAAGAACTGCATTAACTCTAGCCATTAAAATCTTTGGAGAAAATGGCTTGTTAATATACTCGTCTGCACCTAACTCAAAGCCATTAAGGACATCATTTTCCTCTCCCTTAGCTGTAAGCATCAAAACTGGTATTGATGAAGTCTCTCTAACTTCCTTCAAGACTGCGAAACCATCAACTTTAGGCATCATAACGTCCAATATGATAAGTGAAATCTCACTATCCATGTAGAACATATCTAAAGCCTGCTCACCATTTTCAGCTTCTACAACTTCGTAATCTTCCCTTACCAAATAGTCTCTGATAAGCTTTCTCATTCGGCTTTCGTCATCAGCCACAAGAATCTTGTTTTTCGACA contains:
- the hisH gene encoding imidazole glycerol phosphate synthase subunit HisH, whose amino-acid sequence is MIAILDYDAGNIKSVEKAFKILGEETVLTRDFGVIEKADHVVLPGVGSFAAAMEHLKKYELDKAIKDYVQSGRPFLGICLGLQLLFDSSEESVGVEGLHLLDGEVVRIPDAPGIKVPHIGWNSLDYPNKGRLFDGIDQGSFVYFVHSYYLKASDPAIVTASTEYGCHIHASVEKDNIFACQFHPEKSSTVGLKILANFARL
- a CDS encoding sensor histidine kinase, with product MRELYKLVSSKCENGQLYGKEYELENIALFDRHSVSVIVTAPDGESLIASNVDPTILSEQLNYTLLSDDENNQVLESNDNYRIIRQQIPSIDDSFLILFGVMPDNNLIFMKANTSSMENVAGITNKFLFWMVVLDSVVAVLIGRYFIAKFTKPLFSLINITKRISNFDFDATYHPQAIYNEMDDLGEHVNEMSTTLKRAIEQLQLANENLKHDLELKEETENMRKEFVSNVSHELKTPIALIQGYAEGLQEGIMDDEVSRQIYLDIIIDEANKMNRLVREMLVLNQLEAGQMNIDAVDFDLTEMIDSVIESNRINLEANNVTYSFINKEACYVHADEFLVEQIVTNFVSNAIHYVLNENIITVRYDFMRKGKVRISVFNSGNNIAKKDIKRIWEKFYKADKARSREYGGSGIGLSVVKAIMELLHEKYGVENLSNGVEFWFELSLAKDTKIKENS
- a CDS encoding IMP cyclohydrolase encodes the protein MVVKSLARELSETTYPGRGIVIGKSSDGTKAVTAYFIMGRSENSRNRVFVEDGDGIRTEAFDPSKLTDPSLIIYAPVKVFNGDTIVTNGDQTDTIYEYMKAGETFEQSLRHREFEPDGPNYTPRISGLMHFENGQFSYSMSILKSNMGDPDSCNRYTFNYSNPKAGSGRFIHTYMGDGNPLPSYEGEPTPIEIDGDIDAFTDLVWSNLNSDNKVSLFVRYIDIATGAKETRIINKNIRK
- a CDS encoding response regulator transcription factor, with the translated sequence MSKNKILVADDESRMRKLIRDYLVREDYEVVEAENGEQALDMFYMDSEISLIILDVMMPKVDGFAVLKEVRETSSIPVLMLTAKGEENDVLNGFELGADEYINKPFSPKILMARVNAVLRRSTDDSLGKKVVEAGGIQLDVDAHVATNDGNPVELSVKEFELLYYFINNEGIALSREKILNHVWDYDYFGDARIIDTHVKKLRSKLDDKGNYIKTIWGMGYKFEVDAKV
- a CDS encoding phosphoribosylaminoimidazolecarboxamide formyltransferase, translating into MQELELKYGCNPNQKPSRIYMEEGELPIEVLSGKPGYINFLDAFNGWQLVSELKKATGLPAATSFKHVSPAGAAVGLPLSEVERKIYWCDDLDMEFTPLANAYARARGADRMSSFGDFISLSDVCDVATAKLIKREVSDGVIAPGYEPEALEILKAKKNGNYAVIKIDPSYVPKQLERKEVFGITFEQGRNELVIDDDFFANIVTENKELTEQAKIDLAIAMITLKYTQSNSVCYVKDGQAIGIGAGQQSRIHCTRLAGQKADNWWLRQSPKVLGLDFVDGIKRADRDNAIDLYIGDEFEDVIGDNVWEKTFKTRPSEFTRAEKRAWLDKMTGVALGSDAFFPFGDNIERAHKSGVQYVAQPGGSVRDDNVIDTCNKYNMVMAFTGLRLFHH
- the hisF gene encoding imidazole glycerol phosphate synthase subunit HisF translates to MFTKRIIPCLDVKDGRVVKGVNFVDLRDAGDPVEIAAAYDKAGADEVVFLDITASSDHRNTVVDMVRRVAEQVFIPFTVGGGIRTVDDFKALLREGADKISVNSAAIDNPRLVADAADKFGSQCVVVAIDAKRRADGSGFNIYKHGGRLDCGIDAVEWALQVEKLGAGEILLTSMDCDGTKAGFDLELTKAVSDAVNIPVIASGGAGTMEHFKDALTIGGADAALAASLFHYKELEILDLKRYLRAEGIPVRL
- the rimP gene encoding ribosome maturation factor RimP; protein product: MSKHTDYEKRTEEMITPILDEMGFELYDVEYVKEGEDYYLRAYIDKEGGITIDDCVEVSRRMNELLDAQPDIGGNEGYIFEVSSPGLGRVLKKDKHFEKAIGSDVDIKTYKPINGAKEFTGCLKAFDKDTITIEFEDGTEIFNRSDVAQVRLSLDF
- a CDS encoding chemotaxis protein, with the protein product MDTNILLESGTNELEVLEFKVGQNFYGINVAKIREILLYQQVTPLPNAHPCIEGIFMPRDIMISVISLRKCLNITDEAPNDGLFIITNFNSLNTAFHVDEVLGIHRVSWEDIIKPDATISSDESGVSTGVIKLDDRLVVILDFEKIVTDINPETGLKVSEMDDYETRDRSKSPILLCEDSPLLSKLIVECLKKAGYTNLLINMNGQEGWDKLVELHKNGTVLNDVHLIITDIEMPLMDGHRLCKLVKENETMKNIPLIIFSSLINDEIRRKGESLGADAQLTKPEIGKLIAVVDDLVAKYEAARKANS